DNA sequence from the Candidatus Fluviicola riflensis genome:
AAAATCCCATGTAATTTGACGGGGAAATTGCTTTCTTCCAGGAAAATAAAGACCACATACAACAGCACAACAATGGTATTCTCAACCATTCCTCTAAGTGATGAAAAGATAGACGAAAACAATGTTCCAAAATTGAAATTACCGGCATATTCTTCGAGCAACTTCATCGTATCAATATTGAAAATCTTGTTGATATCGTTGGTAACGATGGTCACATTGACGCCGTATGTTTCATACGATTTGGCCAGGATTTCAATGTTCACTGCCAATAGCCGACCTATAAAAGTGAATGCTGCAAAGATCAATCCCGACATAATGATATTGGTGACCCATCCCGGGAACCAGTGGCGAATAAAGGGAATCTGATTGAGTTTCGATTTTATTTTCCGAACCAGTAACCAAATCAACAAAGCGAAAATGAGGGGAATGAGAAGTCGCTGCCCGAGAATCAGTGTAACCACCGAAAGGGAAAGTACAATCATTAATGCTGCGGCATTCCGGATATTCATTGGTCGAAGATAGGAAAAATTGAGTCTTTAAGTTTCTTGAGTTGGTGGGTTTCTAAGTTATTCAGTTCTTAAGTTTCTAAGGAGTCGCTGCTCCAAAAATTCCCTCAGCAGATTTTACGAGAATTTTTTCCATTTCATAATGCTGCAGCACATCAAACAACTTATACGACGGTCCCAACAACGCATATCCCAGCTTTTCGTAAAACGGTAATGCATAATCACGGGCATGGAGAATCAGCTTGGTATAACCTTCTTCGACGCCACGTTTTTCAACTTCGTCCATAATTCTTTTGCCTAAACCTTTCCCTTGAATAGTGGTTTCTACCGCTACAAACCGTACCTGGCAAATGAGTTCACTTACTTTGTCCAAGCGGGCAACTGCCAGGATCGATTCACCGTCGAACAACGCGAAATGAATTCCGGTTGCATCGCCATCATTGCGTTCCGAGCTGCGTTCTTTTCCCAATGGTTCACGCAAAACACGGTAACGTAAATCGTAATACGCCTCCCATTCGGCGTCGGTTTGTGGCGTTCTAATTTCCATGGCGTTTAAAAGCAATTGAAGTAACACGTTTTGTGGTTTTCCCGTCGATGACTTCTGTTCGCACCAACGATTGAGCTACCGGATCGGTAAAAACTTCATCTAATGAACGGATAATTCCGAAAGGAATGTGTTGTGCCAGCATGGCCTGATTCAAATTTTCTGAAGCAAACTGTAAAATAACCGGTTGCAGGATTTCAAACAAAGCAGTTCTGTTTTTTACACGATGCACATTGGCTGAAAAACGTTCGTCAGTAATCAGTTCGGGTAAACCGAGAAAAGTACACAATCCTTCAAAATGGCGATTGCTTCCGATAGCAAACGTGACCTGTTTCTGATCATCAGTTGTAAACAATTCGCCATAAGGAGCAATGTTCGGGTGTAAGCTCCCGATTCGCTGCGGAACCTGGCCTTCCATCAGATAATTGGATGCCTGGTTTACCAATGAAGAAACAGCAGCGTCGTATAATGAAACAGAAACTTCGCGGCCTTTTCCGGAAATCTGGCGTTCGATCAACGCGACCAATAAACCTTCTTTTAGGTGATGAGCTGCGAGCACATCAATAAATGCAACCGGCATTTTCACGGGCCCCGACTCAGGTGTTCCGTTCATCGACATCAATCCTGATTCGGCTTGTAAGATCAAATCATAAGCAACACGATCACTATCATCACCGAAACCGGTTATTTTTCCGATCAAAATCTGTGGATTGATGGCAAGTATTTCATCACTTGTCAAACCGAATTTAATGTCATCACCTTTTTTGAAATTCAACAGCAAAATATCGGCTGTTTTGATCAACGCCCGAATTTCTGCAGTTCCTTCCGGAGAAGTTAAATCGATCTTTTGATACTGTTTACGGTAATTAACAGATGAAAAATAAGCTGAAACCGGATCCTGATCATTTTCGGAAGGTAATTTCCATGAACGCGTGACATCAGGTAATGACGGATGTTCAATTTTGATGACTTCCGCGCCCAGTTCCGCAAAAAACATTCCCACTGCCGGACCAGCCAGAACGGTTGCCAACTCTATTACTTTCAGCGATTCAAACATACTTCAAATGTACTAAATGCTTCTGAGGTGATTGAGTTTGGAAGTTTCTTAGTTGCTCAGTTTTTGAGTTCTCACTCTTGAAACCAAACAAATCTAACACTATCTGGTAACCTCTTCAATCGTAACCTTGGCAACACCGTTTCGCACGAAATTCAATTGTTTGGCACCGGCTAAACTCAAATCGAGAATATGGGGTGATTTTCCCATTCGGTCGGTTACTTTTACGATAACTACCGAATCATTGGCCAGGTTGGTAACGCGTAAAAGTGTTCCGAATTTGAGTGTTTTGTGCGCAGCTGTCAGACTGTCTTTGTGGTAAAGAGCACCCGAAGAAGTTCTTCTGCCGTGAAATTTATTCGCAT
Encoded proteins:
- a CDS encoding carnitine dehydratase; translation: MFESLKVIELATVLAGPAVGMFFAELGAEVIKIEHPSLPDVTRSWKLPSENDQDPVSAYFSSVNYRKQYQKIDLTSPEGTAEIRALIKTADILLLNFKKGDDIKFGLTSDEILAINPQILIGKITGFGDDSDRVAYDLILQAESGLMSMNGTPESGPVKMPVAFIDVLAAHHLKEGLLVALIERQISGKGREVSVSLYDAAVSSLVNQASNYLMEGQVPQRIGSLHPNIAPYGELFTTDDQKQVTFAIGSNRHFEGLCTFLGLPELITDERFSANVHRVKNRTALFEILQPVILQFASENLNQAMLAQHIPFGIIRSLDEVFTDPVAQSLVRTEVIDGKTTKRVTSIAFKRHGN